The DNA window CtaacatttcacacatttcatccAAATGAATTAATAGGCATTTGGGGCCTATAACAACATCTTACAAAATGTGGTAAATTAATTTGCAACCGAAGTACCTCATTATCAGCATGCATTAAATCATACCTTACTTTGGCAGATGTTGCTAACAAATTAAGACCACATGAAAATATATCTGTTATCTCATCTACAGTTACTGAAATTGTACTCGCGCTGTTCAGTTGGTCAGAATTTAGGATTTTCAGTCAAGTTTTGctactatatatatttctggTGTCCTTACACCTCCTGGTCACTAGATGTCGCCCTCAGTTAATCGCTACAACATTATCTGTTGTTGCTGCCTTCAGGAACTCTCCTAATTATTAGATTTATAAAACATGTTAGATGGTAGTTAACATGTATATGCAATGTTTTCGTGTGTGACCAAATGCGACCCAGCAATTTAATATGTGGAGCAACGAACATTCAAATCACACGCTAGTTACATCGAAACAACATAATGTCCCTACAACCCGAAAAGACAACACACATTTCATGATAATTTAACTTTTATAATGTCAATTGTAGTCCGTAGTCTTTGTGTAGAAATTTGACATATTAATTATCAGGTCGTTTAATGTTATTATCATTTCCATCAATGAATCTCTGAAACCAAACGATTCCAAAGGTTCCCATAATTTACACCGCAGAAGGCGAGAGTCTGAGTTGTTCCTGAACGCAGCATTGATCGTACACAGGGCGCAAAGATGCAGCGTGAGAGGACGACCAACGCCAGTACGGCTGAAAAGTAAGAATAACGACAATCATCATGTCATGTGTTGAATATTTACATTCTCATCCATTTAACGATCTCAGATTCGGCTCGTGTTTCAATGTAGAAGCCCCAATATTGAGTGAAATGTCTCTTCTCCAGGCCCGACCGGGAGGCCGCCATCATGTCCAAATACTACGATGGAGTTGAGTTTCCTTTCTGCGACGAGTTctccaaatatgaaaaaatggCCAAAATTGGACAGGGGACCTTTGGGTGAGGAGTCCAGAGAGACTGTGCTGTGTGTCTATGTCTGCGCGTGCTAACGACAGCACTGCTAAAGGCTAATGCTAGTTATATATGTTGCAACGGTGAGACAATGAAGGGTCTTGATGAAACCTacaggagtgtgtgttagtgaacAGAGGGCTGCTTCAGTCTGTCCATCGACGTTACATGACGAGGGGCCCTTACTCAAACCTCCACGTGCCAGTGATGGAGTTTATGCAGCGCTTGCATAATAAGGGTGAAATGCGGAAACAACGTTTAGCTGGAAGTTGTTTACCAATATATATTCTCCCAAAAGCCAAGTCAAGCTCTTCATGTGTTGTCATGTCCTGTTGTGACTTTCACAGGGAGGTGTTCAAAGCAAAGCACAGACAGACTGGGAAGAAGGTCGCGCTGAAGAAGGTTCTGAtggaaaatgagaaagaagGAGTAAGAGACCATTGAATTCACTTTACAAACTGGTATCTTCACCTCATTATGAGTCAGcctgaggttttttttccccacacaaGAGAAAAGGCATATTTATGGAAAGCTGTGTTCAATTACTAGTTTGGTCTTACGTTTGTAGTTCAATTCcaattatcaataataattttattcaGAGAAGGGTATCACGATATATCGAATATCAGTGGTCCGACTCTCCCATCATCAATACACGATCTTGGTGAAAAATGAACGCAGCACTGGACGGAATTAATCTTGTGACATTGCAGAAGCTTATCGAAACAATGCCACAGCAAATTTGTGCTGTACTAAAAGCTAAAGGTGGTCCAACGAAATATTAGAGTGTGTGACCTTTTTTTGGGGGCCAGGCAGTGTATTTGgccaatcagatggagccctACTGCCctagataataaattaaatatattcagATCATTTACGTTTTTTTGCATAGCTTATTTATGATAGTGCCAGAACCTGAAGGTAAGGAAAAGCGAACACACAAGTGACACCACTTTTGTCtctcattcagacacacacacacttttttcagTCCAAACATGTAAAGATGAGAAGACCCAAAAGGAACACTCTGAGTGGACGACCTGATCACTATAACATAGTTATTTAAACAGCAACTGTATAGGAACCATACTGTCCCAAGCTTTTTGATTCATGTAAAGGGTCTTTTTACACTGTATTTGCCAGTGTCTGACTGCAGTTTGAACCCAACAGTGTTGACCAACTGTGTCAGTCTGAACTGGCAGGGAAAAGCCTGTTATAGACTCCGGGTCATTCATGTTATTGAGTGTAAAGACAGTTGCATATGTCCTGTTCTCACAGTTCGGCTTATCTTTGTTTCAGTTTCCAATCACAGCATTGAGAGAAATCAagatcctgcagctgctcaaacACGAGAATGTGGTCAATCTGATAGAGATCTGCAGAACAAAAGGTTGGTGTCACAAGTCCACATTATGTTCATATATCATTATAGTGACTTCATCTAGGTTACAGTTGATAACCCACCTCTATCTGTAGGCCCTGTCATGTGTAAAAGACAAAGGTCGTGTCATTATTGGTAAATATTTCTTATATTCTTTGTTCCCTCTCCTTAAAGCTACACAGTTCAATCGATACAAAGGCAGCATCTACTTGGTGTTTGACTTCTGTGAGCATGACTTGGCCGGGCTGCTGAGTAACGCCAACGTTAAGTTCACCCTGGCAGAGATCAAGAAGGTCATGCAGATGCTGCTGAATGGACTGTACTACATCCACAGAAATAAGGTGAGGTGCTGATAAAAATGACCATCCACTGCTTCTGTGACCTTATCAGCAGATCCCACTGGAGCACAAGAACACCATCAGTTTATTTCACAACCTAATTCCCAAATATTCATGTCAAGTCTGGCAGAATATGAGCCCATTTACCTGATACTGTATCACCTACTTAATATGGTTTCATCCCTAATAAATGAAACATGCTTCCACTAGTTATAGCTTATATTAGAGAGATCATAAATAATATCCACCGCCTTCAGATTCTGTACTTTTTGGGGGGAGATATTTCTTTGAATGCATCAAATTTCCATTTTGCCCATCAATTTATTTGTCGTTTATTTAACTGactgttgctgtgttttaatCATGTCACACCCTTCTGCTGGATCAGATCCTCCACAGGGACATGAAGGCTGCCAATGTGCTCATCACCAGAGATGGCGTTCTGAAACTGGCAGACTTTGGTTTGGCCCGAGCCTTCAGCCTGGCTAAAAACAGCCAGGGCAACCGCTACACCAACCGTGTGGTGACACTCTGGTACCGACCTCCAGAGCTGCTGTTAGGTACGAGACAACCGTAAAACGTTCCTTACTGTTAATTCAATtcacttcagttttatttgtgtagcatcAAATCAcacaaggcactttacatagtaaggtcaagaccttacaaTATTATCGAGAaacctctctgtgtctttccctctctgtgtctgtctctcatatgtccctctcctctccctctgtttatgtctctgtttctttctctctgctgctctctctctaaactcagactgggtaaaaaaataaatgtttggtcTTTGCAAACACAAACGGCAGTCATTATCTGCATATAGAACAACAAGTTGTCACtataccaggtgtgaacacacaaacTTTAAGCTGTCCAATTGAGAGGGGTTAGCTTGTCTTACTGGTGTGTGCCCCTGGCTTTCacactggttgttataatgatcataataatagTTATACTTTTAGatgtaataatgtaattaggataataaataaataatatgaattaataatatgataataataataatgaatatagaATATGGATCCACTTAACATAGCATCATTTGTGTTACATGGCTttatacattttacacagtCTAGAAGAAATTGTACATGAtctattcatttatatatttattcttttatcggtttgtttgtctatttatttggaTAGGTGAGCGGGACTACGGACCTCCCATTGACCTATGGGGAGCAGGCTGCATCATGGCAGAGATGTGGACCAGGAGTCCAATCATGCAGGGTAACACAGAGCAGCACCAACTCACTCTGATCAGCCAGCTTTGTGGCTCCATAACTGCAGAGGTAAGGTGATATAACAGAAAGGATTGTTACTTAAGATTGAAGAAGCTTCACATGATTTCAGGCTGCTCGCTTTTGTCAACTGGAcatgatttctctctctgtcaggtgTGGCCTGGTGTGGATAAGAAATACGAACTGTACCAGAAGATGGAGCTGCCTAAAGGCCAGAAGAGGAAAGTGAAGGATCGCCTCAAAGCCTACGTCAAAGACCCATACGCGCTGGACCTGATAGACAAGCTCCTGGTCCTTGACCCGGCGCAGCGTACAGACAGTGATGACGCGCTCAACCACGACTTCTTTTGGTCCGACCCCATGCCATCCGACCTGAAGAACATGCTCTCCACCCACAACACCTCTATGTTTGAATATCTGGCCCCACCCCGACGGAGAGGCCACATGCCCCAGCAGCCGCCCAATCAGAACAGAAACCCAGCGACCACCAGTCAGACCGAGTTTGATCGAGTGTTTTAGTGGTTGGAGTTGGTTTTTAAAGGGCTGTCACttttcaaccacacacacacacacacacacacacacacacacacacacgcacacacacacacacgcacacacacacacacacacacacacacacacgcacacacacacacacacacaaacacagtctgaAGTAGTTGGGTCATTTCCAGCTTACCTGTGATGAGCTTGTTTCAAGCTACTGACTACAGTCCTGAGAACAAGACTGGCAAAACAGCTAGATGTTcaaatgactttaaaaaaaaaaaggtgggaGCCCTACATCATGGACAGTTTGCCTGGTTGGACGTTTTGTTTGATGACAAAAGACTGTATCTTCCAGCCGGCCTAATATTCAGTAAAGCTCCATGTTTCTCTCTGGTGTAGGTTTGTTGAAAACTGGAATGTTGAAatgtgtattcatgttttttttgtttaattccGTGGACACGGTTTGAGTTAGTTCACCTTAATTGAACAAGGCATCTATCCTAGTTTTAATTTAGATCTTTAAAGCTGTGAGTCTTTTCACACTTGTTTTTGTAAGATATCTAGTGGATACACAGTGGATTGAGAAAGAATTTACTGCCGTccactttttcacattttatgtcGTACCCTTATGCTAACAAATTTTCCCTCATCAATCTACAGTCAgcacaaacaatatgaaaacaaacatttgaacaatttgaaatgttaaagtaTCAAATAATGTTTGGCTTTGTCATGAGGAATAGTGTTTAGATTGATGAGGGGATAAAATGAGAGTAAAAGGCTGCAACATAAAAGCTGAGGTCAGTGAAGGAGTCCGAATACTCGAGATACAGACATTGCAGTGTTTTAATGTCTTTATCTATGTTAAGCAAGTCCAAACATTCATTTCATCACactgttattattttcttttccgGAGAAATGGCCAAAagtcactaaaaataaaaacaattttacCTCTGAACAGATAactgtttttgaaatatttactttcacttctgtctcacctgtcatttattttcattcatcaatTTCAACAAGGAGAACAAATCAGATGGAAGTTGGTTTTCTcatctaaaaacaaaaatgaaaaaccaaagaccctttactttaattattttattgtaattttatatGAAGTTGTTTTAGGTTATTTTTTGATCATTTCCGTACCATTTTACCACAGTTTGTGAATATTCAACACGAGTCTATCGTCATGGTTAAATTCTGTTGCTCATCGCTTTTACAGGAACAATCCAAGGCTCCTGCCTCGGTGGTGTTGACACATTCACACCGTGGCCACATGGGTAATGTTCcttgctgttaaaaaaaacaaaaaagaagaacatgtgTTGTCCTGATGCCTGGAAGTAATGTAAGCCATCAGTTTGgcaaccaaaatatcaaaggCAAATTTCCCTATGCAAAATGACAATGTTGCCTTTAACTGCTTTTTTGGACATTTCATAATTTTAAGTTTGCAATGCTAGACTTTATCAAGACCAAAATAAACATCAACCATCCTGTCAGATCTGAAGGTTCTTATACGTTCCCATTCATAAGAACATATCAGTTGAACTTTAAATCTCAGCTTGACAGTTCTTGCATGATAAATTGACAGAACTAATTTTCTGCTTTTCCAGGAAATGTGGCTTGATCAAACCACCACTGTGATGAATGGACTAACTGCAAGTTACCAAGGGTCTCCAGTAGATGGCAGGATCATATTAtagtataaataaatcaaatagtAGATTCATATTTTGTATGCTTGCTGGCTTTGGCCCAGGAGGTTGAGCAGGTCATTCACTAATTGGAAGGTCAGTGTGTCTGATTCCCAGCTCGTCCACTCCGAGCTCTGCAGTGTCCTTCGGCAAGACACATCTGTGAATGAGATATATTTTGATAGAGCACTACATATAGAGAATATGTGTAAGTCTACTGTACTGTGAAGATCTTTGAGTTGTCATTAAGACTATAAAAGTATTGAATAGCCAGAAAGATTGACCTGCTTATAAAAACAACTGTTCCAAAGCAATattgtcaaatcaaatcaaatcaaatcaaattttatttgtatagcccaaattcacaaaacacaggaacCCAGCATTGTGAGAGCGCagtgttctggaggggtagtAGGGTACTGTGTGCTCTTTGAGATATTGTGCAAGAAGTCAGAAACTCCACATAGCAACTTCAACACCTCCCTTTATATTGTAAAAAATCTGACATCCACCTATTATATGGGTCAGATTTCTGTCTAAATATACTCACAATTTGGCACAATTACGAGTTC is part of the Paralichthys olivaceus isolate ysfri-2021 chromosome 18, ASM2471397v2, whole genome shotgun sequence genome and encodes:
- the cdk9 gene encoding cyclin-dependent kinase 9; translation: MQRERTTNASTAEKPDREAAIMSKYYDGVEFPFCDEFSKYEKMAKIGQGTFGEVFKAKHRQTGKKVALKKVLMENEKEGFPITALREIKILQLLKHENVVNLIEICRTKATQFNRYKGSIYLVFDFCEHDLAGLLSNANVKFTLAEIKKVMQMLLNGLYYIHRNKILHRDMKAANVLITRDGVLKLADFGLARAFSLAKNSQGNRYTNRVVTLWYRPPELLLGERDYGPPIDLWGAGCIMAEMWTRSPIMQGNTEQHQLTLISQLCGSITAEVWPGVDKKYELYQKMELPKGQKRKVKDRLKAYVKDPYALDLIDKLLVLDPAQRTDSDDALNHDFFWSDPMPSDLKNMLSTHNTSMFEYLAPPRRRGHMPQQPPNQNRNPATTSQTEFDRVF